ATTCCGCCACAAAGTAAAGGACCAGCACTTTCAGCGTCTAAATCGTCTGGGAGGGGAATAGCCCACTGCCAACCTGCACGGACTTTATCTGCAAAGCCACCAGCATGCCCCACGATTGTTGCAACATTTTCGCCTGTACAAAGTACTTGCTGACCACCAATACATTCATCACAGGCTTGGCAACTTTCAGCGGTCCAGCCAATGCCGACACGTTGCCCAATTTGTAGACCTTTGGCTTCTGAACCCAAAGCAACAATTCGCCCAATAATTTCATGGCCTGCAACTACAGGGTAGACAGTTGAACGCCATTCATTGTTCAAAACAGAAATATCAGAATGGCATAAACCACAGTATTCAACTTTTACCTCAACTTGATGCGGCTGTAATTCACCTGCATCAAACTGGTAAGGAACCAGTTTTTCACCTGCCTGCATTGCAGCATAAGCCTGAATCGTATTATTGCTCATCGGAAACTCCTTAAGCGGCTTTGAACCGTTCTGGTGGGTTATGAAGCTTTAAATTGACAACTATTTTCATGATCATCGACCATGCCTACTGCCTGCATAAAAGCGTAGCAGGTGGTTGGGCCGACAAATTTGAAACCATTCTTTTTAAGCGTTTTGGAAAGTTTTACACTTAGTTCTGTTTGAGCAGGAGCTTGGCGATAATCTTCAACATCATTATTTTGTGGAGCTGCATCTACAAACTGCCAAAGCCATGTAGGAACATCACCCACTTGTGTTTTAAGCGCTTGCCAAGCAATTGCATTGTCACGAATGGCTTTGAGTTTACCTAAGTGACGAATTAAACCAGCATCGGATAGTTTTAGTTCTAAAAAGTCATCTGTAAAGGCAGCAATATCTGCAATAGGGTGATTAAAAAAATGCTGACGGTAGCTTTCTCTTTTTTTCAGTACAGTAATCCAAGATAAGCCAGCTTGCTGGCCTTCAAGACAAAGCATTTCAAATAATCTTGCTTCGTCATGTTCTGGTTTGCCCCATTCTTCATCATGGTAGGTAATATAGAGTGGATCGTTGGAACACCATCCGCAGCGTTGAGTTTTCATGATGATGCTCCTTATATTTATCTTAGAATTTTAAAGTTTAAACAGCACCCATTCATTTGGGCGAGTATCCCAATAATACAGTTCAGCTTGAGTTAAGTCTTCAAACTTTAGCCAAAAGTCTTTACCAACTTTATCTGAAAAACCGGTACTGATTAGCAGGGCATCATCGCTGATTTCCATGATCCAGCCTTGATAGCTATTGCCATTTAAAATGATCTTTTGCTGATTGCCTGACTCGGCAAACTCTACTAAGCGATTGATCAGCGCTTCCGACATAAAGTGTTCCTAGCGTAAATAAGAATAAGGGTTAACAGCACCACGCCCTTTACCATCTAGATAAAGTCCGTAATGAAGATGTGGTGAAGTATAACGTGCATTGCCCGTATTGCCGACATAACCGATTAGATCACCTTTTTTGATGTAGTCCCCTACATTTAGGCCACGTTTGTGACCATCAAGATGAGCATAATAATGCCATGTTCCCGCTGGGCCTAAAATCCAGATGACTTTGCCACCTAAATTGTTATTACGAAGATCTGCAACGAGGCCTTCGGTTGCACTGTACACTTTGGTTCCACGTGGAGCCAAAATATCAATTCCTTCGTGACTACGACCCTGACTGCGAGCAGCTCCCCATGTGTCTTTTAATTCGTCTCGATCGACACCTTTCACTGGAACTGGAAGCCGATTTGGAAGCTGCATACTTTTAAGTTTACTAACTTGAGCGGGTGGAAGTGGTGTAGGTTTTTTTGGCGCACTGGCACAGGCAGCCAATAGAATAATGAGAAAACCAAGTGAGAAATGAGAAACAAAACGTCGCACAAAATACTCCCTGTCACAGCCATATCAAAATTATTTTGCTCACTATGTCACGAACGACTCGTCGAGATCAATTTTTTCATAGCTGTTGGAACACCTTTAGCAATAGCTTGTTCTGGACTCAACCATTGGCCTTCAAGTTCAATTGCTAGATGCTCTTTTTGGTCAGGTTCCACGTGGAACGTATGAGCATTAAGTAGCCATGTAAAGTGAGTGAAGCTATGACTAATTTGAAAGGTCTGTGGTTGAGGTTGCAGTTTAAATTGCTGACTTAAGCTTAGTCGCTCATGTTCATTTTCTAAAATAGGTAAACAGATTAAACCGCCCCATAGACCATGAGCTTGTCGTTGTTGCCAAAACCATTCGTCTTCGCATTGAATGATAAGAACATCTGCGGTTCTAACAGGAGGTGTTTTTTTCGGTCTCTTAAAAGGTAATTCTTGTTCTAAACCTTGTTTGTAAGCTTGGCAATGTTCTTGCATTGGGCAATATAAACACAGCGGTTTTTTGGGCGTACAAATGGTCGCGCCCAAATCCATAATGGCCTGAGTGTAGTCATGGTTACGATGGGTAGGGCAAAGCTCTTCAGCCAGTTTCCACATTTCACGTTCATGCAGAGGTTTGCTTAAATCATCTTCAATGGCAAAAAAACGGGCTAAGACACGTTTTACGTTACCATCCATAATGACGCCGTACTGACGTAAACCCAAAGACATGAGTGCACCTGCGGTAGAGGGGCCAATGCCGGGTAGTGCAATCCATTCTTCTAGTGTTTCAGGAAACTTGCCCTGTTGAGTAACAAGACCAGCAGCTTTATGCAAATTGCGTGCACGAGCGTAATAGCCAAGACCAGCCCAATAAGGCGCTACTTCATCCCAAGTTGCATGACCTAGGGTTTCTACAGTTGGGAAGCGCTCCATAAAGCGGTCAAAATATTGCAGAACCGTTTTCACCTGAGTCTGTTGTAGCATAATTTCAGAAACCCAAACTTTGTATGGGTCATCTGCAACTTGCCAAGGCAAATCATGACGACCATGTTGATCGAACCAGTTTAAGAGGGCATCAGAAAAAGAAAATTCAGGCATGAACAGCTATAGAAGAGACGTAAGGGCTAAATTATAGCTGAAATTTAGATGAAATTTTGTTTAAAGCAGGCGAACGGCGAGAGTATGTTAAAACAGAGATTACCAGATAATGAGCAATCTCTGCTTCATGTATAAAAAGGATTAATCCTTTTGTATGCCCCAACGTTGATCAAGTTTCAACGGCTGGTTCTTGTAGTATGGAATGACATGAATGTGGAAATGATCTGAATTTTGTCCGAACACTTCACCATCATTGAAGCCGATATGGAAACCGTCTGGTTGATGGCGAAGTTGTGTTTCGTGGCGCGCAATTTCAAGAAGTGTAAGTAAGCCTTGATGTTCTTTAGAGGTGATATCAAAAAAAGAACGAACATGGCGTAGTGGTGTTACCACACAGTGGCCTTTAGATAGCGGATTAGAATCAGGCAAAATTACAGCAAATTCATTCTTATCAATGATGTCATATTCATCAAATTCGCAATACGGACATTTCTTGTCAGTCATTGTTGTATCCTCTCATGTTATTCCATTAAACCCCGAGTGCGGGAAATAAGACTAGGCTTTGCTCTAGCTCAACGGGAGTATAGTTATTGAAGTATGGTTTAAAAAATACAGTAAAAATATTGCAAAGTCATAAACATTTAAGGGAGCAAATGCGAAAAAAACATTTGCTCCAAATTTGCTTCTTTTATTTTAAAGTACGATCTAACAAAGCGTACATTTTAGCAAGGCCTTGTTTTTCAGCTTCGCTATTGTAGCCAAGGTCTACACCGTTCGCTTTAGCTTTCTCATCTGCAAGTGGGTTACTAAAGCCATGTTTAGCACCTTCTAAAACCACTACTTCGTGTTTAACCTCAGCAGCTTGCATCTCTTTTTCAAAATTAGCAACATCTTCTAAGGTGACCATACTGTCTAATTCACCATGTAGCACTAAAACTTCACCTTGAATGTTGCCTTTTTGAGCAGGCGCTTTCGGTGCTAATGTGGCATGGAACGTTACAACTGCTTTAAGTGGTGCACCTGAGCGAGCAAGGTCTAATACAACTTTACCGCCATAGCAAAAACCAATTGCAGCAAGTTTTTCACTGTCTACTTCTGGTTGGGCCGCTAGAGTTTGAAGCGCTGCATTGGCACGATCAGTAACCGTATCTAAATTTTCAAATGTCTGCATCATCCATTCATAGGCTTGAGCTGCCGTCGAGGTCACTTTTTTATCGCCGTACATATCAATTGCAAGCGCGGCATAACCATGTTCAGCAAGCTCACGTGCACGTTGCTCGCTATATTCGTTACGACCCCACCACTCAGGACCAACAATCACACCCGCAATAGGTGTTTCACTATCTGGAGCCGCAAAGTAACCAATTAAATGGCTGCCATCTGGTGCAGTATATTGAATTTCACGGGTTTTAATTGCTGTACTCATGACCTTAATCCTGAAATTTAAAGAGATTTAAACACGCTTGATTAAAGCATAAAAAGATAAAAGTAATCTAAATAACTGTGTAAGAATCTACATCAAAATAAAAGATAGAAATCTTTACGCAATAAAAAAGAAGGAAACCAGTTCCTTCTTTTTAGGTGATCATGATTAAGTTACGTTCTGCCTCGCGAAATGAAGCCAATTACAGCGAGAATTACAGCCACAACTAATAAAATCACGGCAAAGTCTTTAGATAACCCTGCAACACCACCAAACCCTAATAGACTGGCAATGAGTGCAATCACTGCAAAAATGATAGCCCAACGGAACATATGCTGTTCTCCTTATTTTTTCATTGTTATTTAACTATATAGCTTGTTTTTTGCACCGAATGTGTCGTTTATGTGGTTGAAATGTATATTAAACAATCATTTTGTGATGTTAGGAATACAGCTTCTTTTTTCGTACAGACTACTTCAATGTTATACTTGACCACTGTTTTATCTCATCAGCTGCTAACAAATTATGTCTACCGACACCTCACTTCGTCCACTCTTCTGGAAAAATTATCCGCTAGAGCAACTCACTCAAATTGAGTGGGAAGCTTTATGCGATGGGTGTGGTTTGTGCTGTCTGGTCAAGCTTGAAGATGAAGATACCCATGAGGTGGCTTACACCAAAGTGGCTTGTAAATTACTCGATTGTGATACAGGACGTTGTACAGACTATCCAAATCGTCAGCAGCAAGTACCTGACTGTTTGCAATTAACTGTTGAGTCTTTAAAAACAATTCATTGGTTACCATCGAGCTGTGCTTATAAACGTTTGAATGAAGGAAAAAATCTACCGTCTTGGCATTATTTAAATACAGGCTCGAGACAAAGTGTCGTTAAGGCGAAAAAGTCAGTTGCTGGGCGTTGTATTTCTGAAGTCGATGTCCATGAAGATGATCTTGAAGATTATGTCGTACGATGGGTGCGTTAATATGCTCGTTATGGGCATTTTTAATTACAACGTATTATAAAGTAACATTTAATCGTAAATTTTTTGCTCATCTCCGTTATATAACAATAAAAACAAAAGGAGATAAAAATGATGAGACGATTAGCAGCCCCTTTATTATGTAGTAGCGTTTTTTTGTTGATGGCTTGTGGGGCTAATAATACAAATTCAAAAAATCTTGAACAAAATACGTCTGCAAAAACAGAACAGCCCACTCCAGTAAAACAACCTTATCAAACTGAAACATTTGCCCATTTTGATGAACCTTGGGCTGTGACCAGCTTGCCTGATCAGCGTTTATTAGTGACGGAAAGGCAAGGTAAATTAAAAATTTTTAACCCTAAAAATAAACAAATCTTGGATGTTCAAGGGATTCCAGCGGTGAACTATGGGGGACAGGGTGGTTTGGGAGACATCGTTTTACACCCTGACTTTGCTAAGAATCATTGGGTTTATCTCAGCTATGCTACAAAAGGACAAGGCGGATCTGGGGCCGTTATTTCACGTGCTAAATTAGATTTATCTAATGCCAATCAGCCAAAACTTATAGATGTGAAGCAGATTTGGCAGCAAGTACCTAAAGTTTCAGGACAAGGCCATTATGGACATCGTATGCTTTTTGGCGCAGACGGTAAGCTTTGGGTCAGTTCAGGTGAACGACAAAAGTTTGATCCTGCTCAAAATATGAAAAGTAACTTGGGTAAAATCTTGCGTTTAAATGAGGATGGTTCAGCGGTTGTAGATAACCCTTTTTATAAGCAAGGTGGAATCACTGCTGAAATATGGTCACTTGGACACCGTAATCCATTAGGTATGGCTTTTGACCGCCAAGGACAGCTCTGGGTAGTTGAAATGGGGCCTAAAGGTGGTGATGAGCTTAATATCATCGTAAAAGGTGAAAATTATGGTTATCCAATCGTTTCAAATGGAGACCATTATTCAGGTCAACCTATTCCAGATCATCACACTCGCCCAGAATTTAAAGCACCAGAAATTGACTGGACTCCCGTAATCTCTCCATCGAGCCTAATCATTTATCGCGGACAACAATTTCCTGTATGGCAAAATAAAGCATTAATTGGCGGGCTATCTTCAGAAGCGATTATTGTAGTGGATTTAGAGCATAAACCCGTGAAAGAAGTGCAAAGATTAGATATGAAAAAACGTATTCGTGGATTACATGAAGCCCAAGATGGCTCGATTTGGGTCATTGAAGACGGCTCAAATGCGCGTTTACTGAAGCTGAGTAAGAAACCATCTTAATGCTACGAACCAGACTGTAAATAACGGACGTGTCTCATAGATTCAAATTGTAGATTTCTGTGAGACACAATAGACTATAGTGAAAAGACGATAAAGCCATTTGAGATGTCAGACACCCATATTCCACTTCCTGAACGCCTGCGCCCGAGAGACTTGTCTGAAATTATTGGGCAAGATCATTTGTTAGGTGAACATGCGCCCTTACGTCAAATGATTGATCAGGGGCATTTGCCTTCTATTATTTTTTGGGGGCCACCAGGCGTTGGTAAAACAACAATTGCTTTACTTTTAGCTCAGGCGATAGATCGCCCATTTGTGAGTTTATCTGCGCTGAATACGGGTGTAAAAGAATTACGTGAAATCATTGCAGAAAGTGGTGATTTACTGACGCCTGTGGTTTTTATTGATGAAATTCATCGCTTTAATAAATCACAGCAAGATGCATTATTGGGTGCAGTTGAAAAAGGCAAAATTACCTTAATTGGCGCGACGACTGAAAACCCATCTTTTGAGGTGAATAGTGCGCTTTTATCTCGCTGTCAGGTCTACACTTTAAATAGTTTAGACAGCGAGGCAATTCAAACACTCCTCAATAATGCACTTCAAGCCGATAAATTCTTAAAAGAACGTTATATTCATGTTGAAGAATATGATGCTCTTATTCAGTTCGCGGCAGGTGATGCGCGTAAAGCACTGAATTTACTAGATCTGATCGCAAGTACATTTGAGCCAGAAATTGAAAACACAATTACCAATGCCGTGGTGGTGAAAGTCGCTCAGCAAAATATTGCGCGTTATGATAAATCGGGTGAACAGCATTACGATTTAGTTTCTGCCTTTATTAAATCAATTCGGGGTAGTGATCCAGATGCAACCCTGTATTGGATGGCTCGTATGCTTAAAGGCGGAGAAGATCCGGTTTTTATTGCCAGACGTATGCTGATTGCAGCCTCAGAAGACATCGGAAACTCTAACCCAAATGCGCTATTACTTGCAGGTGAGTGTTTCCGTTCTGTACAAGCGGTGGGTATGCCTGAGGCTCGAATTATTCTGGGCCAAACCGCAGTTTATTTAGCAACGAGTGCAAAAAGTAATAGTACTTACTTAGCGATTAATAAGGCTCTGGAACTTGCTGAAAAAACGGCAAATTTACCTGTGCCTTTGCATTTGAGAAACGCACCGACCAAGCTTATGAAACAACAAGGTTATGGGATTAATTATCTCTATCCTCACGATTACCCTGAGCACTTTGTATTGCAAGACTATTTACCGCCTGAGTTGAAGGGAAGTAAGCTCTATGAATCTGCAAGAAACAAGCGTGAAGTTGAAGGTGAGCGTTTGCAGCAACGCAGATGGCAGCAAGAACAATAGTTCTTGCTATTCCAGTTCTTCAGTCACCTGACCATAAATCAGCAGAGTAAACACGCCTGTACCCCCAATAATATTGCCAATGGTGGTTGGAACAAGGAAAGTAAATAGATAGTCATTAATGGAAGCATCTCCTTGCCAGACGAGATAGGACATTTCTGTAGAACCCACCACTACATGGGTAAAGTCACCCAGTCCTATCAAATATGTCATGAAAAAGATGAGCAGGAACTTATTACTGACTGAAGGCAACATCCAGACCAAAGCTGCAATTAACAGCCCTGACATAATACCTTTGAGCATATTCTGGGTTGCAGAAAAGGAACCGACATGATGAGCAAGTTCATCTAGCGCCTTGTCAATATCTGGAGTAAACAGGTGAGTAGTGAGGAAAAATAAACTCGCCAAAGCTGTTCCAATGATATTACATAGAATCACAATCCCCCATAAGCGGCCCACTGCTCGTAATTTATCGAAGGTAAAGGGTTTGAATAAAGGCACAACAGTGGTGATGGTATTCTCGGTAAAGAGCTGCATGTGACCCAAAATAGCGATTAGGAACCCAATGGTATAACCGATATTGGTGATTAAATCGGTCCAGATCGCATCAGTTGGGAGATAAGAGGCAATAATCGCTTTAAATACAAATGAAAAACTGATAACTAAACCCGCAGCAATCCCTGAAAAGATCAGTGCAGCCGTTGGACGATCCAGCTCTTCGGCGCCATCACGGCGGATAATTTCATAGACCAAACGGGGTGACAGTTTTTCATGTTCTTCAACTGCCATTTTTTCACGCCAGCTTAAGGTTTTCTCGACCTTTTTTTCCTCTATTTCATGATCCATCAGATTTACTCCTCTCTGAATAAATAATTTATATTTCTTATTTTTATTTATTGATAAGGCAGTGCTCAGGATAAATCCAGTCGATTCCTAACAGCTTTATGTGTCTTTTTATAAATTGCATGAGGCTGAAAACGAGTACTTACAGTAAGGTAGAACAAGAATATTAAAGAAGTGTATAAGCTCTTAAAGTGCGGATGAGTGCCATGTAGTCGCCTTGAGAGGCCTTAGCAATAACAGATTCAACCTCTGCCTGACTCCAGCCTTGTTTTAAAGCGGAACTACTAAAGTTAGTTAATAAGACTAAAGGATTTTCACCAAAATGGACTGAATGATTCATTAATTTCTTTTCAAGCTTAGACATTTCCATCGTTTTATCCTAGTTTTGAAATTTAATTATTGTGAAGTGCTTAGTATTTTTTTAGATTTTAGTGTTTTAAATTGAGTTTGTGCAAGTACTAATTTATTTTAATAGACAAATCTGTCTACGCTATTTATTTTCTAAAGTACCTCATATAAAAAACCGGGCTTTAGCCCGGTTTTCCATGAAGTTTGAACGATTAGATAGCAGATAAATCTACGCCTAAACGAGCAGCAACTTCTTCATAAGCTTCAACAACACCGCCTAAACCTTGACGGAAACGGTCTTTGTCGAGTTTCTTCTTAGAGTCTTTGTCCCATAGACGGCAGCCGTCTGGAGAGAATTCGTCACCAAGCACGATACGGTCATGGAAAACACCGAATTCAAGCTTGAAGTCTACCAAGATCATGTTGCCTTCAGCAAATAATGCTTTTAATACATCGTTTACTTGGTAAGTTAACACTTTCATTTGCTCTAATTGTTCAGCAGTCGCCCAATCTAAAGCAATCGCTTGAGATTCGTTAACCATTGGGTCGCCTAAACCGTCATCTTTATAGAACAATTCAAATGTAGGAGGAGTTAACTCTTTACCTTCTTCTACACCTAAGCGACGGCATAGAGAACCAGCTGCGTAGTTACGAATTACACATTCAACTGGAATCATTTGAAGTTTTTTAACAAGCACTTCAGTTGGAGAAAGCAATTTTTCAAAATGCGTTTCAATACCCGCAGCAGCAAGTTTTTCCATAATGAAGGCGTTAAAAAGGTTGTTCACCTTGCCTTTACGATCTAGTTGTTCGATTTTTTCACCGTTGAACGCAGAGGCATCATCACGAAAGACTAAAATCAGATGGTCGGCATTGTCTGTTTCATATACAGATTTTGCTTTACCAGTATAGAGCAAGGTTTGTTTTAACATGAGGGAACCTTTTAAAAAAAATGCCTAGTAAACGACTAGGCTGGCCAATTTTGGTAAATCTGGTTTAACACTTCAGCAGCCACATCTGGGCTTGCAAAAGTGTTGTCTACATTAAATAGAGCAAGAGTATGACTTGAACCTACACCAGTAAGTTTAAGCACATAAGTATTGTCATTTACTTTAATCGTCGCCTGATTACTGCCTTGAGCGATGATGTTGTAATTTAAAGTACTTAATGTCGCTTTGGTGTATTGCCAGATCTCGGTCGTATTCCCATCAACTTTTAATAATGGGTTTTTATTACCGTCGGTCACAAGCTGAGGACGTCCAAGCGCAGTGGTCGTTTGAGCAGATGCATCTGCTGTTGCATTACCACCCTGTGTTTGTTCAGGACGTGGCAAAGCAAAACGGTTACCACGCTGGTTTTCAAACTTCGGCGCGTGCTCGATAGCGAGCTGGTCAACAGTTGGTGCAGGATACAAAGGTGTCGCTGGTCGTACAGTTGCGTCGGCAGGATACTCAAGCGGGGCAAGTTGCTTGGCATTTTTATAATCTAAAGAGTGATTATTAATTGCGAAGCGACCACAACCAGCTAAACTTAAGGCTGAAACTGCAAGGACTAAACCAAGACGTAATTGCATCATAAATTGCTCTTATTAAATAATTCCCGCATCTTTTAGGGCATTGCGGAGAGGTTCGCGATATTGCTCAGCGAGAGGAGTGAGTGGTAAACGAATACCAGTATCAATCAGTCCCATCTCATGTAGTGCCCATTTCACAGGAATTGGGTTTGATTCGCAAAATAGAATATTGTGTAAATTTGCAATCTTATTGTTAATCGTCTTCGCTTGTTGTTCATCTTTGGCAATTGCAACAGCACATACTTGACTCATTGCTTTAGGTGCAACATTTGCAGTAACCGAAATATTACCGTCTGCACCGAGAAGCATAAGTTCCCATGCAGTTTCGTCGTCACCAGAGTAGACAGCCATCTTACCGTTTAAAGCCTCGATTAAAGCTTTGCCACGAGGCACATCACCTGTCGCATCTTTAATACCAACAATATTAGGGATCTCTGCTAAACGTACAGCTGTATCGTTTGCAAGATCTACACCAGTACGGCCTGGTACGTTATAAAGAATAAGAGGTAGTTCTACGGCTTCAGCAATCGCTTTATAGTGTTGGAATAGGCCTTCTTGAGTTGGCTTGTTATAGTATGGCGTCACAAGTAAAGCTGCATCTGCGCCAAGATCTTTCGCAGCTTTAGTTAATTCGATTGCTTCACGGGTTGAGTTTGCACCAGTACCGGCAATAATTGGAATACGTTTATTGGCTACACGAATAATTTCTTTAATAACCTGTGTGTGCTCTTCCATGCTCAATGTTGAGGCTTCGCCGGTTGTACCGACGGCTACAATACTGTTTGTACCTTGTTCTATGTGCCACTCAACCAGCTTCTCAAGACCCTTCCAATCTACACCGCCGTCTTTCAACATAGGTGTGACGATTGCGACGATTGAGCCTTGAATGGTCTGTGCTTGCTGAGTCATTTTTAAAAATATCCTATTTATCCATCCGAATCTGAGGTAAGAAAAACAAAATGTGGGATGGTTGCAGTATTTTGATTGTCCAGTTCTAACAATAACAGATTGTTGAATGACAATTATGCAAATTATGACTGATCAGACGCATAAGAACAATATGCCTAACGGATAATCGCGATGTAAACTTGAGGAAAAGATAGGATGTGTTGGTATTGCAGGGGTGAGAAGGGTCAGTAAATATAACAATACAGCTTGATTCAACTGAGCCCTACTTAATATGGGCTCTTTTTATGGCAAGATAGAATGCAATTTTCCCGGTTGGGATTGAAGATGACATGAATATGAATAAACAACCACAAAATGCGGCTTTAATCGTAGTTGATGTACAAAATGGTTTTACACCGGGTGGAAATTTAGCAGTTGTCGATGCCGATACAATTATTCCAACGATTAACCAACTTGCTGATTGTTTTGAAAATGTTGTTCTGA
This region of Acinetobacter sp. XS-4 genomic DNA includes:
- the dapA gene encoding 4-hydroxy-tetrahydrodipicolinate synthase, with the translated sequence MTQQAQTIQGSIVAIVTPMLKDGGVDWKGLEKLVEWHIEQGTNSIVAVGTTGEASTLSMEEHTQVIKEIIRVANKRIPIIAGTGANSTREAIELTKAAKDLGADAALLVTPYYNKPTQEGLFQHYKAIAEAVELPLILYNVPGRTGVDLANDTAVRLAEIPNIVGIKDATGDVPRGKALIEALNGKMAVYSGDDETAWELMLLGADGNISVTANVAPKAMSQVCAVAIAKDEQQAKTINNKIANLHNILFCESNPIPVKWALHEMGLIDTGIRLPLTPLAEQYREPLRNALKDAGII